Proteins co-encoded in one Ensifer sp. PDNC004 genomic window:
- a CDS encoding pyridoxal-dependent decarboxylase: MDQKSFGEWSLKAAQWGADYRASLRDRPVRAQTAPGAIAAQIPSQPPKTGEDMEAIFEDFEKIILPGMTHWQHPRFFAYFPANAAPVSVVAEYLVTAMAAQCMLWQTSPAATELETKVLDWLRQAIGLPEGFSGVIQDSASSATLSAVLVMREKALGWQGNKKGLSGQQQLRIYSSDQVHTSIDRAIWVSGIGEENLVRIPAKGPRRAMDTGALEAAILKDKAAGLLPAGVIACTGGTSTGACDDIAEVVRVAHAHGLYVHVDAAWAGAAMICEEFRDLWTGVETADSVVFNPHKWLGAQFDCSAHFIRSPGDLVKTLAIQPEYLKTHGRDGIINYSEWTIPLGRRFRALKLWFLLRFHGLDGLQTMIRNHVRWSEQLAERLGSHKDFEIITPPMLSLFSFRHRSQGDADAHNIALVNAINDDGRIYLTQTRVDGHVAIRFQAGQFDMMEEDAEVAFDVITEVAAALEGQHEKTKASR; encoded by the coding sequence ATGGATCAGAAAAGTTTCGGAGAATGGTCGCTGAAGGCAGCGCAATGGGGCGCCGACTACCGCGCGTCGTTGCGCGACCGGCCGGTGCGGGCACAGACGGCACCGGGCGCGATCGCCGCCCAGATCCCGTCGCAGCCGCCGAAGACGGGCGAGGACATGGAGGCGATCTTCGAGGATTTCGAGAAGATCATCCTGCCCGGCATGACCCATTGGCAGCATCCGCGCTTCTTCGCCTACTTCCCGGCAAATGCCGCGCCGGTCTCTGTCGTCGCCGAATATCTGGTCACCGCCATGGCGGCGCAATGCATGCTCTGGCAGACCTCGCCGGCAGCGACCGAGCTTGAGACCAAGGTGCTCGACTGGCTGCGCCAGGCGATCGGGCTGCCCGAAGGCTTTTCCGGCGTGATCCAGGATTCCGCCTCCTCGGCGACGCTCTCTGCCGTGCTGGTCATGCGCGAGAAGGCGCTCGGCTGGCAGGGCAACAAGAAGGGACTTTCCGGCCAGCAGCAGCTCCGCATCTACTCCTCCGACCAGGTCCACACCTCGATCGACCGGGCGATCTGGGTTTCAGGTATTGGCGAGGAAAACCTCGTGCGCATTCCGGCCAAGGGACCACGACGCGCGATGGACACCGGCGCGCTGGAAGCCGCCATCCTCAAGGACAAGGCGGCAGGCCTGTTGCCGGCTGGCGTGATTGCCTGCACCGGCGGCACCAGCACGGGCGCCTGTGACGACATCGCCGAGGTCGTGCGGGTCGCGCATGCGCACGGTCTTTACGTCCATGTCGACGCCGCCTGGGCCGGGGCCGCGATGATCTGCGAAGAGTTTCGCGACCTCTGGACCGGCGTCGAGACGGCGGATTCCGTCGTCTTCAATCCGCACAAGTGGCTGGGTGCGCAGTTCGACTGCTCGGCGCATTTCATCCGCAGTCCCGGCGATCTGGTGAAAACGCTCGCGATCCAGCCGGAATATCTGAAGACCCATGGCCGCGACGGCATCATCAACTATTCCGAATGGACGATCCCGCTCGGCCGGCGCTTCCGCGCGCTGAAACTCTGGTTCCTGCTGCGCTTCCACGGACTCGACGGGTTGCAGACGATGATCCGCAACCATGTGCGTTGGTCGGAACAATTGGCGGAGCGGTTGGGCAGCCACAAGGATTTCGAGATCATCACGCCGCCGATGCTGTCGCTGTTTTCGTTCCGTCATCGCAGCCAGGGCGATGCGGATGCCCATAACATCGCGCTGGTCAACGCGATTAACGACGACGGCCGCATCTACCTGACCCAGACCCGCGTCGACGGCCACGTCGCAATCCGCTTCCAGGCCGGCCAGTTCGACATGATGGAGGAAGATGCCGAGGTGGCCTTCGACGTCATTACCGAGGTCGCCGCAGCGCTCGAAGGACAACACGAAAAGACGAAGGCTTCCCGATGA
- the hpaD gene encoding 3,4-dihydroxyphenylacetate 2,3-dioxygenase produces the protein MPLPKPNLHPPFNIVRLSHVELAVTDLAKSRAFYVDVLGLQVTDETADTIYLRAMEERGHHCIILKKAASAEARDLGFKVFGDEDLEKAAHFFKTKDLPVEWIERPYQARTFRTRDPQGIPLEFYSKMDRLPPIHQKYALYRGVKPLRIDHFNCFSPNVDEAVAFYNEIGFRVTEYTADEETGRLWAAWTHRKGGVHDIAFTNGRGPRLHHTAFWVPTPLNIIDLLDLMSTSGWLANIERGPGRHGISNAFFLYVRDPDGHRIEIYCSDYQTVDPDLEPIKWDLKDPQRQTLWGAPAPKSWFEEGSAFAGAEIRDSILKAQPIVAP, from the coding sequence ATGCCCTTGCCGAAACCGAACCTTCACCCGCCCTTCAACATCGTGCGGCTGAGCCATGTGGAGCTCGCCGTCACCGATCTCGCCAAGTCCCGCGCCTTCTATGTCGACGTGCTCGGCCTGCAGGTCACCGACGAGACGGCGGACACCATTTATCTGCGGGCCATGGAGGAGCGCGGCCACCACTGCATCATCCTCAAGAAGGCGGCATCGGCAGAAGCACGCGACCTCGGCTTCAAGGTTTTTGGCGACGAGGACCTCGAAAAGGCCGCGCATTTCTTTAAGACCAAGGATCTGCCGGTCGAGTGGATCGAGCGCCCGTATCAGGCGCGCACTTTCCGCACCCGTGACCCCCAGGGCATCCCGCTCGAGTTCTACTCGAAGATGGACCGCCTGCCACCAATCCACCAGAAGTACGCCCTTTATCGCGGCGTGAAGCCGCTCCGCATCGACCACTTCAACTGCTTCTCGCCCAATGTCGACGAAGCTGTCGCCTTCTACAACGAGATCGGCTTCCGGGTGACGGAATACACCGCCGACGAGGAGACGGGGCGTCTCTGGGCTGCCTGGACCCATCGCAAGGGCGGCGTGCACGACATCGCCTTTACCAACGGCCGCGGTCCGCGCCTTCACCACACCGCCTTCTGGGTGCCGACGCCGCTCAACATCATCGACCTGCTCGACCTGATGTCGACCTCCGGCTGGCTTGCCAATATCGAGCGCGGCCCCGGCCGCCACGGCATCTCCAACGCCTTCTTCCTCTATGTCCGTGATCCTGATGGCCACCGCATCGAGATCTATTGCTCGGATTACCAAACCGTCGACCCGGATCTCGAGCCAATCAAGTGGGATCTGAAGGACCCTCAGCGCCAGACGCTCTGGGGCGCGCCGGCGCCAAAATCCTGGTTCGAGGAAGGCAGTGCCTTCGCCGGCGCCGAGATCCGCGACTCGATCCTGAAAGCCCAGCCGATCGTCGCGCCTTGA
- the hpaE gene encoding 5-carboxymethyl-2-hydroxymuconate semialdehyde dehydrogenase, which translates to MSKLDENLAKAERYLARFKSDGVLNHINGEAIPSLDGETFETISPVDLKPLAKIARGKAADIDRAAKAAKAAFAEWAAMPGETRKKLLHKIADAIVARAEEIAFVECMDTGQSLKFMAKAALRGAENFRFFADRAPEARDGKVLRGGNQINMTTRVPIGPVGIITPWNTPFMLSTWKIAPALAAGCTVVHKPAEFSPLTARLLVEIAEEAGLPKGVWNLVNGFGEDAGRALTEHPDIKAIGFVGESRTGSMIMRQGADTLKRVHFELGGKNPVIVFADADLERAADAAVFMIYSLNGERCTSSSRLLVEDSIYDRFTALVAEKAKRIKVGHPLDPETVVGPLIHPVHEKKVLDYIRIGREEGATVAAGGEKFQGPGGGCYVTPTLFTGANNGMRIAQEEIFGPVLTAIPFKDEAEALSLANDTQYGLTGYLWTSDVTRAFRFTDHLEAGMIWVNSENVRHLPTPFGGVKSSGIGRDGGDWSFDFYMETKNIAFASSAHAIAKLGG; encoded by the coding sequence ATGTCCAAGCTCGACGAAAATCTCGCCAAGGCGGAACGCTACCTTGCCCGCTTCAAAAGCGACGGCGTGCTCAACCACATCAACGGCGAGGCAATCCCTTCGCTCGATGGCGAGACCTTCGAGACAATCTCGCCTGTCGACTTGAAGCCGCTGGCAAAGATCGCGCGTGGCAAGGCAGCCGATATCGACCGCGCCGCCAAGGCTGCGAAAGCGGCCTTCGCCGAATGGGCCGCGATGCCCGGCGAGACGCGCAAGAAGCTCCTGCACAAAATCGCCGACGCGATCGTCGCCCGCGCCGAGGAGATCGCTTTCGTCGAGTGCATGGATACCGGACAGTCGCTGAAGTTCATGGCCAAGGCGGCGCTGCGCGGTGCGGAAAACTTCCGCTTCTTTGCCGACCGGGCGCCGGAGGCGCGCGACGGCAAGGTGCTGCGCGGCGGAAACCAGATCAACATGACGACGCGCGTGCCGATCGGCCCGGTCGGCATCATCACCCCGTGGAACACACCTTTCATGCTGTCGACCTGGAAGATCGCCCCGGCGCTCGCCGCCGGCTGCACGGTCGTGCACAAGCCGGCCGAATTCTCACCGCTGACGGCGCGGCTGCTGGTGGAGATCGCCGAGGAAGCGGGCCTGCCGAAGGGTGTCTGGAACCTCGTCAACGGCTTCGGTGAAGATGCCGGCCGGGCGCTCACCGAACATCCGGATATCAAGGCGATCGGCTTCGTCGGCGAAAGCCGCACCGGCTCGATGATCATGCGGCAGGGTGCCGACACGCTGAAGCGCGTGCATTTCGAACTTGGCGGCAAAAACCCTGTCATCGTCTTTGCCGATGCCGATCTCGAACGCGCCGCCGACGCCGCCGTCTTCATGATCTATTCGCTGAACGGCGAACGCTGCACCTCGTCTTCGCGGCTCCTCGTCGAAGACAGCATCTACGATCGCTTCACCGCACTGGTTGCCGAAAAAGCCAAGCGCATCAAGGTCGGTCATCCGCTCGACCCCGAGACCGTGGTCGGCCCGCTCATTCACCCTGTGCACGAGAAGAAGGTGCTCGACTACATCCGCATCGGCCGCGAGGAAGGGGCGACTGTTGCTGCGGGTGGCGAGAAATTCCAAGGCCCTGGCGGTGGCTGCTACGTCACCCCGACGCTCTTTACCGGCGCCAACAACGGCATGCGCATCGCCCAGGAAGAAATTTTTGGGCCGGTGCTGACCGCCATCCCCTTCAAGGACGAGGCGGAGGCACTGTCGCTCGCCAACGACACACAATACGGCCTGACCGGTTACCTCTGGACCTCCGACGTCACCCGCGCCTTCCGCTTCACCGACCACCTCGAAGCGGGCATGATCTGGGTAAACTCGGAAAACGTGCGCCACCTGCCGACACCCTTCGGCGGCGTCAAGAGTTCGGGTATTGGCCGCGACGGCGGCGACTGGTCGTTCGACTTTTACATGGAAACCAAGAACATCGCCTTTGCCAGCTCGGCGCATGCGATCGCCAAGCTCGGCGGTTGA
- a CDS encoding 5-carboxymethyl-2-hydroxymuconate Delta-isomerase, giving the protein MPHLTIEYSGNLDTKVDFARLCRTVHRTILSTGLFELGAVRVRTIRSLDYAIADLLPENGFIDMSLRIGRGRTEAEKKATGEAIFKAVSDELSTLFATPHFALSLEIREIDPDLSWKKNAIHPRLRASKG; this is encoded by the coding sequence ATGCCGCACCTGACAATCGAATATTCCGGCAATCTCGACACCAAGGTCGACTTTGCCCGGCTTTGCCGGACCGTTCACAGGACGATCCTCAGCACCGGCCTTTTCGAGCTCGGTGCGGTCAGGGTGCGCACGATCCGGAGCCTCGACTACGCGATCGCCGATCTTCTGCCCGAGAACGGCTTCATCGACATGTCCCTCCGCATCGGCCGCGGGCGTACGGAAGCTGAGAAGAAGGCGACCGGCGAAGCGATCTTCAAGGCCGTGAGCGACGAACTTTCCACGCTTTTCGCCACGCCGCACTTCGCCCTCAGCCTCGAAATCCGTGAGATCGACCCGGATCTGAGCTGGAAGAAGAACGCCATTCACCCCAGGCTGCGCGCCTCCAAAGGCTGA
- the hpaR gene encoding homoprotocatechuate degradation operon regulator HpaR has translation MSDRALMSREKTKTDLGPDALLPHNTRRSLPIALLRAREAVMAHFRPMLARHDITEQQWRVIRILAEAGRVDASEMADKAFILAPSLTRIIRSLEERGLITKHKDADDGRRVLLEIAPEGMRVIADVSPESRAIYEQLEARYGHERVEVLLDMLDELATLND, from the coding sequence ATGTCCGATAGAGCGCTTATGAGCCGTGAGAAAACCAAGACCGATCTCGGTCCCGACGCCCTTTTGCCGCACAATACGCGCCGATCGCTGCCGATCGCGCTGCTGCGAGCGCGCGAAGCGGTCATGGCGCATTTCCGCCCGATGCTCGCCCGTCACGATATCACCGAGCAGCAATGGCGGGTAATCCGCATCCTCGCCGAGGCTGGCCGGGTCGATGCTTCCGAAATGGCCGACAAGGCCTTCATCCTGGCGCCGAGCCTCACGCGCATTATCCGTTCGCTCGAAGAGCGCGGCCTGATCACCAAGCACAAGGACGCCGACGACGGACGCCGCGTGCTTCTGGAGATCGCGCCCGAGGGCATGCGGGTGATCGCCGATGTCAGCCCGGAAAGCCGCGCGATCTACGAGCAGCTCGAAGCTCGCTATGGCCACGAACGTGTCGAAGTTCTGCTCGACATGCTCGACGAGCTTGCCACCCTCAACGACTGA
- a CDS encoding phosphotransferase enzyme family protein, producing MVADLPPHFRAALDRRACQALTHWGVSDQRPELLKYRENAVFRVRLGDGRPAALRLHRAGYHGEDSLRSELQWMAALGDGGLAVPQPITAVDGRLLVALPEDGVFAAQHADVIGWMGGEPLGESGKALALPPEMLSTIFAALGASMARMHDIADRWAPPAEFWRPAWDADGLLGERPLWGRFWDCDGLSSAQAAGLSALRHDLRRHVATLPTPAQDFGLIHADLVRENVLVAENAVTFIDFDDAGHGFRLFDIATALLKNRREPAYEAIQSALISGYRSRRALPDEALSHLPLFLVLRSLTYIGWFAARPELPGARERVRHYADETLTLAEELAL from the coding sequence ATGGTCGCCGACCTGCCTCCGCACTTTCGCGCCGCGCTCGACAGGCGCGCCTGCCAGGCGCTTACGCACTGGGGCGTCTCCGACCAACGGCCGGAACTTCTGAAATACCGCGAAAACGCGGTGTTTCGCGTCCGGCTTGGCGATGGTCGCCCGGCGGCGCTACGGCTGCACCGTGCCGGCTATCACGGCGAGGATTCGCTCCGCTCGGAACTGCAATGGATGGCAGCACTCGGCGATGGCGGTCTTGCTGTGCCGCAGCCGATCACGGCAGTGGACGGGCGGTTGCTTGTCGCTCTGCCGGAAGATGGAGTGTTTGCCGCGCAGCACGCCGATGTCATCGGCTGGATGGGCGGCGAACCATTGGGCGAAAGCGGCAAAGCGCTGGCCCTTCCGCCGGAAATGCTCAGCACGATCTTTGCCGCACTCGGCGCATCGATGGCGCGAATGCACGACATTGCCGACCGCTGGGCGCCGCCTGCGGAGTTCTGGCGTCCAGCCTGGGACGCGGACGGGCTGCTTGGCGAGCGACCGCTTTGGGGAAGGTTCTGGGACTGCGACGGCCTTTCTTCGGCGCAGGCGGCCGGGCTTTCGGCCTTGCGGCATGATCTCCGACGGCACGTGGCAACGCTGCCGACGCCGGCTCAGGATTTTGGGCTGATCCATGCGGATCTTGTTCGGGAAAACGTTCTGGTCGCCGAGAACGCCGTGACCTTCATCGATTTCGATGATGCCGGCCATGGTTTTCGCCTGTTCGACATCGCCACCGCTCTGTTGAAGAACCGCCGCGAGCCGGCGTACGAGGCGATCCAATCCGCGCTGATCTCAGGCTATCGCAGCCGCCGTGCCCTGCCGGACGAAGCGCTCTCCCACCTGCCGCTTTTTCTCGTGCTTCGCAGCCTCACCTATATCGGCTGGTTTGCCGCACGACCGGAATTGCCAGGCGCCCGCGAGCGCGTCCGCCACTACGCCGACGAGACGCTGACGCTTGCCGAAGAACTGGCTCTATGA
- a CDS encoding aspartate aminotransferase family protein, with amino-acid sequence MADNADLIARRERLLGRNMSLFYEQPVHLVRGEGVWLYDADGRRYLDCYNNVPHVGHCHPRVTEAIARQASILNTHTRYLHEGILDYVERLTATFDKSLDTAILTCTGSEANDVALRMAQAVTDRTGVIATDHTYHGNTTAVSQLSTRMPPVGGFGGHVRHVPAPDSYRPLGREPGAAFAAAFTAKVEEAIASLEESPHGFSALIIDPFFANEGFPALPSGFLDGAIAAVRKAGGLVIADEVQPGFGRTGGHMWGHQKAGFVPDIVTLGKPMGNGHPIGGVVAGADTLNAFRKAFRYFNTFGGNPVSCAAAMAVLDVIEDEKLIENAVTVGSYAKAGLTRLADKHGVIGDIRGSGLFFGAELVTDRGAKTPDSDLATRVINGMRDRGILMGKLGIHQCTTKIRPPMPFTRDNADFMLSTLDDVLSGL; translated from the coding sequence ATGGCCGACAACGCGGATCTGATCGCGCGCCGCGAGCGGCTGCTCGGGCGCAACATGTCGCTGTTTTACGAGCAGCCGGTGCATCTGGTGCGCGGCGAAGGCGTCTGGCTCTATGACGCCGACGGCCGCCGCTATCTCGACTGCTACAACAATGTGCCGCATGTCGGTCATTGCCACCCGCGGGTGACCGAGGCAATCGCAAGGCAGGCGTCGATCCTCAACACCCACACCCGCTACCTGCACGAAGGCATACTCGACTATGTCGAGCGGTTGACCGCCACCTTCGACAAGAGCCTCGATACGGCGATCCTCACCTGCACCGGCAGCGAAGCGAACGACGTGGCGCTGCGCATGGCTCAAGCCGTGACCGACAGGACCGGAGTGATCGCCACCGATCATACCTATCACGGTAACACCACGGCCGTGTCGCAGCTTTCGACCCGCATGCCGCCGGTCGGCGGCTTCGGCGGCCATGTGCGCCACGTGCCGGCGCCCGACAGCTACCGGCCGCTTGGGCGCGAACCGGGTGCCGCCTTTGCCGCCGCCTTCACCGCCAAGGTAGAAGAGGCGATCGCCTCGCTTGAAGAGAGCCCGCACGGCTTCTCGGCGCTGATCATCGATCCCTTCTTTGCCAATGAGGGCTTTCCGGCATTGCCGTCGGGCTTTCTCGATGGCGCCATCGCCGCCGTCAGAAAGGCCGGTGGCCTTGTGATTGCCGACGAAGTCCAGCCGGGCTTCGGCCGCACCGGCGGCCATATGTGGGGACACCAGAAGGCAGGTTTCGTCCCCGATATCGTCACGCTCGGAAAGCCGATGGGCAACGGTCATCCGATCGGTGGCGTGGTGGCGGGGGCCGACACGCTCAACGCCTTCCGCAAAGCGTTTCGCTACTTCAACACCTTCGGCGGCAACCCGGTATCCTGTGCCGCGGCCATGGCGGTGCTCGACGTGATCGAAGACGAGAAGCTCATCGAAAACGCCGTCACGGTGGGTTCTTACGCCAAGGCGGGCCTGACGCGACTTGCGGACAAGCACGGGGTGATCGGCGACATCAGGGGCAGCGGCCTGTTCTTCGGCGCAGAACTCGTCACCGACCGCGGAGCCAAAACGCCGGACAGCGATCTCGCGACCCGAGTAATCAACGGCATGCGCGACCGCGGCATCCTGATGGGCAAGCTCGGCATCCACCAATGCACGACGAAGATCCGGCCGCCGATGCCGTTCACGCGCGACAACGCCGACTTCATGCTGTCGACGCTCGACGACGTGCTTTCGGGTCTGTGA
- a CDS encoding aspartate aminotransferase family protein, protein MRETNFLIENNARHLWHPMAHPAEMQATPPRIINAGEGVEIVDIHGKKVLDAVGGLWNVNLGYSCEPVKEAIRRQLDELPYYSTFRGTTNSPLIELSYELAEWFREDGLTRSFFTSGGSDSVETCLRLARQYHKLNGQPERTKFVALKKGYHGTHFGGASVNGNANFRRNYEPLLPGVFHLPAPYTYRNPFDTTDGAVIAKAIARLFEDEIAFQGADTIAALIMEPVLGAGGVIVPHETFMPLMREICDRHGILLVADEVITAFGRTGAWTGSRLFGVKPDFMSTAKAITNGYYPFGAVMIAEKVAQAFESNKTAAGSIGHGYTYSGHPVGAAAALATLKETRKQNVAANACARGEELMAGLQALKERHELIGDVRGKGLMCALELVSDRDKKTGAAKDVVQRVQDVTYDAGVMVRTSGANVILSPPLVITAADVTRILSALDAGLTAARG, encoded by the coding sequence ATGCGCGAAACCAACTTCCTCATCGAGAACAACGCCCGCCATCTCTGGCACCCGATGGCGCATCCGGCCGAGATGCAGGCGACGCCACCGCGCATCATCAATGCCGGCGAAGGCGTCGAGATCGTCGATATCCACGGCAAGAAGGTGCTCGACGCGGTCGGCGGCCTCTGGAACGTTAATCTCGGCTATTCCTGCGAACCGGTGAAGGAAGCGATCCGCCGCCAGCTCGACGAGCTGCCCTACTATTCGACTTTCCGCGGCACTACCAATTCGCCGCTGATCGAGCTTTCCTACGAGCTCGCCGAATGGTTCCGCGAGGATGGCCTTACCCGCTCCTTCTTCACCTCGGGCGGCTCGGATTCCGTCGAGACCTGCCTCAGGCTTGCCCGCCAGTACCACAAGCTCAACGGCCAGCCCGAGCGCACCAAGTTCGTCGCGTTGAAGAAGGGCTATCACGGCACCCATTTCGGCGGCGCCTCGGTCAACGGCAACGCCAATTTCCGCCGCAACTACGAGCCACTGCTTCCGGGCGTCTTTCACCTGCCGGCGCCCTACACCTACCGCAACCCCTTCGACACGACCGACGGCGCCGTCATTGCGAAGGCGATTGCCCGGCTTTTCGAGGACGAGATCGCCTTCCAGGGCGCTGACACGATCGCCGCGCTGATCATGGAACCGGTGCTCGGCGCCGGCGGCGTGATCGTGCCGCACGAAACCTTCATGCCGCTGATGCGCGAGATCTGCGACCGCCACGGCATCCTGCTCGTAGCCGACGAGGTGATCACCGCCTTCGGTCGCACCGGCGCCTGGACCGGCTCGCGTCTCTTTGGCGTGAAGCCGGATTTCATGTCGACGGCGAAGGCGATCACCAACGGCTACTATCCGTTCGGCGCCGTGATGATCGCCGAAAAGGTGGCGCAAGCTTTCGAAAGCAACAAGACGGCCGCCGGATCGATCGGACACGGCTACACCTATTCCGGCCATCCGGTCGGCGCCGCGGCAGCGCTGGCAACGCTGAAGGAGACACGCAAGCAGAACGTGGCGGCGAATGCCTGCGCGCGCGGCGAGGAGCTGATGGCCGGTCTTCAAGCACTCAAGGAGAGGCACGAACTGATCGGCGACGTGCGCGGCAAGGGTCTGATGTGCGCGCTCGAACTGGTTTCGGATCGCGACAAGAAGACCGGTGCCGCGAAGGATGTGGTCCAAAGGGTCCAGGACGTGACCTATGACGCCGGCGTGATGGTGCGGACGTCCGGCGCCAACGTCATCCTGTCGCCGCCACTGGTGATCACCGCCGCTGACGTCACCCGTATCCTCTCGGCGCTCGACGCCGGCCTGACCGCCGCAAGGGGATAA
- a CDS encoding HAD family hydrolase has product MSAKALILDFGGVVTRTLFETHDVTERTLGLQPGTLTWRGPFEPATDPLWAAMQRREITERDYWTTRTSEVGQLLGEDWSDMKTFVQRARGAEPELVLRPEARDAILAAHGAGIRLAILSNELDLFYGIAFRERFPLIDRFETIVDATYTNILKPDPRAYELVLSQLNLPREACVFVDDQLKNIEGARAVGLPHVHFDVTRPAESYARALQMLGLELTGA; this is encoded by the coding sequence ATGAGCGCCAAGGCCCTCATCCTCGATTTCGGCGGCGTCGTCACCCGCACGCTGTTCGAGACCCATGACGTCACCGAACGCACCCTCGGGCTTCAGCCCGGTACGCTCACCTGGCGCGGGCCGTTCGAACCCGCCACCGATCCGCTCTGGGCGGCCATGCAGCGGCGCGAGATCACCGAACGGGACTATTGGACGACGCGCACCAGCGAGGTCGGCCAGTTGCTCGGCGAAGACTGGAGCGACATGAAGACCTTCGTGCAGCGGGCGCGCGGGGCGGAGCCGGAACTCGTGCTCCGACCGGAGGCACGCGACGCGATCCTCGCCGCCCATGGGGCCGGCATCCGGCTTGCGATCCTCTCCAACGAGCTCGATCTCTTTTACGGGATCGCGTTCCGCGAGCGTTTCCCGTTGATCGATCGCTTCGAGACGATCGTCGACGCCACCTACACCAACATCCTGAAACCGGACCCCCGCGCCTACGAGCTGGTGCTGAGCCAGCTCAACCTGCCGCGCGAGGCCTGCGTCTTCGTGGATGACCAGTTGAAGAACATCGAGGGTGCGCGGGCCGTCGGCCTGCCTCACGTCCATTTCGACGTCACCCGCCCCGCGGAAAGCTATGCCAGAGCGCTTCAGATGCTCGGCCTTGAACTGACAGGAGCATGA
- a CDS encoding Tm-1-like ATP-binding domain-containing protein, with protein sequence MNAMNRLPNILVVGTGDTKCDELQFMASVIREAGGLPVMMDVSILGDPPYQPEYSRHDIAEAAGVTIAAIASSGDEHSAMALMAEGASALTRSLYEAGQADGVIILGGSMGTDLALDVAAALPLGVPKFIVSTIAYSHLLPPERIAPDLMMILWAGGLYGLNGICRSVLSQACGAVVGAARFGTKPDGSRPLIGMTSLGSSCLKYMKYLKPELERRGYDVAVFHSTGMGGRAFEAIAAEKGFTAVFDFCIQEVSNHHHGTVVTSGPDRLENAGRAGIPQIIAPGAVDMVDLPAWQPVPDAFADRPYHAHNRLLGSVTTSAEGRREIARVIGGKLADTEAEVAFILPLKGIQEWDQPDEPLHEPDALGAFIDEMRRSIPSGIALHEVDSHINAPEFSMAALAIFDDWVARGIVPEGRP encoded by the coding sequence ATGAATGCGATGAACCGTCTCCCCAATATCCTGGTCGTGGGTACGGGAGACACCAAATGCGACGAACTCCAGTTCATGGCGTCCGTCATCCGCGAAGCCGGCGGATTGCCTGTGATGATGGATGTCAGCATTCTCGGCGACCCGCCCTACCAGCCGGAATACTCGCGCCACGACATCGCCGAAGCGGCCGGCGTCACCATCGCCGCGATCGCATCCAGCGGCGACGAACACAGCGCCATGGCGCTGATGGCAGAAGGTGCTAGCGCCCTCACCCGCTCGCTCTACGAGGCTGGCCAGGCCGATGGTGTCATCATTCTTGGCGGTTCCATGGGCACCGATCTCGCGCTCGATGTTGCCGCTGCCCTGCCGCTCGGCGTGCCGAAATTCATCGTCTCAACAATTGCCTATTCGCACTTGCTTCCGCCGGAGCGCATCGCCCCCGACCTGATGATGATCCTCTGGGCCGGCGGTCTCTACGGTCTCAACGGCATCTGCCGTTCCGTTCTTTCACAGGCCTGCGGCGCGGTCGTCGGTGCGGCCCGTTTCGGTACAAAGCCGGACGGATCGCGGCCGCTGATCGGCATGACCTCGCTCGGGTCGAGCTGCCTCAAATACATGAAATACCTGAAGCCCGAGCTCGAACGTCGCGGCTATGACGTCGCGGTCTTCCACTCGACCGGCATGGGCGGGCGCGCCTTCGAGGCGATCGCCGCTGAGAAGGGCTTCACCGCTGTCTTCGACTTCTGCATCCAGGAGGTCAGCAACCATCACCACGGCACGGTCGTCACCTCAGGACCGGACCGGCTGGAGAATGCCGGACGCGCCGGCATCCCGCAGATCATCGCACCCGGCGCCGTCGACATGGTCGACCTGCCGGCCTGGCAGCCCGTTCCGGACGCTTTCGCCGACCGTCCCTATCACGCCCACAACCGGCTGCTCGGCTCCGTGACCACCTCGGCCGAAGGGCGGCGCGAGATCGCCCGCGTCATCGGCGGCAAACTTGCCGACACCGAGGCGGAGGTCGCCTTCATCTTGCCGCTGAAGGGCATTCAGGAGTGGGATCAACCGGACGAGCCGCTCCACGAACCGGATGCGCTCGGCGCCTTCATCGACGAGATGCGCCGTTCCATCCCGTCAGGCATCGCGCTGCACGAGGTCGACAGCCATATCAACGCGCCTGAGTTTTCGATGGCAGCGCTGGCAATCTTCGACGACTGGGTGGCGCGCGGCATCGTGCCCGAGGGCCGGCCATGA